A window of the Natronomonas salina genome harbors these coding sequences:
- a CDS encoding alpha-ketoacid dehydrogenase subunit beta — MSTEQQGESQNLTLVQAVRDGMRGEMDRDDDVVVMGEDVGKNGGVFRATEGLYEEFGEDRVIDTPLAEAGIVGTAIGMAAYGLRPVPEIQFSGFMYPAFDQIVSHAARMRTRSRGRFTCPMVVRAPYGGGIRAPEHHSESKEAFYTHEAGLKVVIPSTPYDAKGLLAASIRDPDPVIFMEPKLIYRAFREEVPDEPYTVDLGEAAVRREGSDVSLFTWGAMTRPSIEAAESVAEDGIDVEVVDLRTMKPMDTDAILESFEKTGRAVVVHEAPKTGGLAGEITATIQEEALLYQEAPVKRVTGFDVPYPLYALEDYYMPEDTRIEDAIRETHEF; from the coding sequence CGTCATGGGCGAGGACGTCGGCAAGAACGGCGGCGTCTTCCGCGCCACCGAGGGGCTCTACGAGGAGTTCGGCGAGGACCGCGTCATCGACACGCCGCTGGCGGAGGCCGGCATCGTCGGCACCGCCATCGGGATGGCCGCCTACGGCCTCCGGCCGGTCCCCGAGATCCAGTTCTCCGGGTTCATGTACCCGGCCTTCGACCAGATCGTCTCCCACGCGGCCCGGATGCGGACTCGCTCGCGCGGGCGGTTCACCTGCCCGATGGTCGTCCGAGCGCCCTACGGCGGCGGCATCCGCGCGCCCGAGCACCACTCGGAGTCCAAGGAGGCCTTCTACACCCACGAGGCGGGCCTGAAGGTCGTCATCCCCTCGACGCCGTACGACGCGAAGGGGCTGCTCGCCGCCTCCATCCGCGACCCCGACCCGGTCATCTTCATGGAACCGAAGCTCATCTACCGGGCGTTCCGCGAGGAGGTCCCGGACGAGCCCTACACGGTCGACCTCGGCGAGGCCGCGGTCCGGCGCGAGGGGTCGGACGTGTCGCTGTTCACCTGGGGTGCGATGACCCGGCCGAGCATCGAGGCCGCCGAGTCGGTCGCCGAGGACGGCATCGACGTCGAGGTCGTCGACCTCCGGACGATGAAGCCGATGGACACCGACGCCATCCTGGAGTCCTTCGAGAAGACGGGCCGGGCGGTCGTCGTCCACGAGGCGCCGAAGACGGGCGGGCTCGCCGGCGAGATCACCGCGACCATCCAGGAGGAGGCGCTGCTCTACCAGGAGGCGCCGGTGAAGCGCGTGACCGGCTTCGACGTCCCCTACCCACTTTACGCCCTGGAGGACTACTACATGCCTGAGGACACGCGGATCGAGGACGCGATCCGCGAGACCCACGAGTTCTGA